In Cicer arietinum cultivar CDC Frontier isolate Library 1 chromosome 7, Cicar.CDCFrontier_v2.0, whole genome shotgun sequence, a single window of DNA contains:
- the LOC101509034 gene encoding rho GTPase-activating protein 3, whose product MTRLFRSKSCGISSFNVSGFNTFTQENDNNVEKEEEEELESDDDNYDEDDEDEDEDEIEKYSSNNVSRQFTKGTNNNNQNQFAILDIVVAALKKSLVTCSVDREDVSSLDISWPTEVRHVSHVTFDRFNGFLGLPSEFQPEIPTRVPSASVKVFGVSAKSMQCSYDERGNSVPTILLRMQKQLYSVGGLKAEGIFRITAENSQEEFVRDQLNRGVVPHGIDVHCISGLMKAWLRELPTGVLDSLSPEQVMHCNTEDDCTKLVKLLPSTEAAILDWAINLMADVVEHEQFNKMNARNVAMVFAPNMTQMADPLTALIHAVQVMNFLKTLILKTLRERDKSIANARFLSHSMDFPSCKDKPPPFNFNREDSFEQTEDACDRKASSTTKRKFSRTSTLGRIEWSVEKLRGSEENRNGEGLFKSFSGDSTNSRYESGPLENSYSYRRRYDSEHWLRLRNGVRKLCRHPVFQLSKPSKKNASLGIVNTREEGGGEAWT is encoded by the exons ATGACTCGCCTTTTTCGATCCAAATCATGCGGGATATCAAGTTTCAATGTCTCTGGCTTCAACACTTTTACACAAGAAAATGACAACAACGtagagaaggaagaagaagaagaattagAAAGTGATGATGACAAttatgatgaagatgatgaggatgaggatgaggatgaaATTGAAAAGTACTCAAGCAACAATGTTTCAAGACAATTCACAAAAGGAACCAACAACAATAATCAAAATCAGTTTGCAATATTGGATATTGTTGTGGCTGCACTTAAGAAATCTTTGGTAACTTGCAGTGTGGACAGGGAAGATGTTTCTTCCTTGGATATAAGTTGGCCAACCGAAGTTAGACACGTGTCACATGTTACTTTTGATAGGTTCAATGGTTTCCTTGGTTTGCCTTCTGAATTTCAGCCTGAGATACCCACAAGGGTGCCTAGTGCCAG TGTGAAGGTATTTGGAGTTTCTGCAAAGTCAATGCAGTGTTCTTATGATGAAAGGGGGAATAGTGTCCCAACAATTCTGCTAAGAATGCAAAAGCAATTGTATTCTGTGGGAGGCCTTAAA GCAGAAGGAATATTCCGTATTACTGCCGAGAATAGCCAAGAAGAGTTCGTTCGAGATCAGTTAAATCGAGGTGTCGTGCCGCATGGAATTGATGTTCATTGTATATCTGGCTTGATGAAG GCTTGGCTTAGAGAGCTTCCAACTGGGGTGCTTGATTCTCTCAGTCCAGAACAAGTTATGCACTGCAACACAGAAGATGATTGTACTAAACTTGTGAAGTTACTTCCTTCCACAGAAGCTGCTATTCttgattgggcaatcaatttgATGGCTGATGTTGTCGAACACGAACAGTTCAACAAGATGAATGCTCGCAACGTAGCTATGGTTTTCGCGCCCAACATGACACAG ATGGCAGACCCTTTGACTGCATTGATTCATGCAGTTCAAGTTATGAACTTCCTAAAGACATTGATTTTGAAGACGCTTCGCGAACGAGACAAATCGATTGCTAATGCAAGATTTCTCTCACATAGCATGGATTTTCCCTCCTGCAAAGATAAACCTCCTCCTTTCAACTTTAACAGAGAAGATTCATTTGAACAAACAGAAGATGCTTGCGACAGAAAGGCATCATcaactacaaaacgaaaatTCTCAAGGACTTCTACCTTAGGAAGAATAGAATGGAGTGTAGAGAAACTTCGAGGCTCCGAGGAAAACAGAAATGGAGAAGGTTTATTCAAATCATTTTCGGGTGATAGTACAAATTCTAGATATGAGAGTGGTCCGTTAGAAAATAGTTATAGTTATAGACGTAGATATGATAGTGAACATTGGCTTCGATTGAGAAACGGGGTGCGCAAGTTATGTAGGCACCCTGTTTTTCAATTGAGCAAGCCATCTAAGAAGAATGCAAGTCTCGGCATTGTAAATACTAGGGAAGAAGGAGGTGGAGAAGCTTGGACTTGA